A DNA window from Brenneria izadpanahii contains the following coding sequences:
- the fadI gene encoding acetyl-CoA C-acyltransferase FadI, which produces MSEVLPLRTCRGDRVAIVSGLRTPFARQATAYHGVSALELGKIVVSELLIRSGIAPELIELLVFGQVVQMPEAPNIAREIVLGTGMSVHTDAYSVSRACATSFQAVVNVAESIMAGTIDVGIAGGADSSSVLPIGVSKPLARILLDLSKARTLSQRLKLLTQLRPRNLLPVAPSVAEYSTGLRMGDIAEQMAKTYGITREAQDALAYRSHRLAARAWEEGKLRNEVMTAYVPPYLQALGEDNNVRRNSAPEHYARLSPVFDRKHGSVTAGNSTPLTDGAAAILMMSESKARHLGFTPLGYLRSYAFSAIGVQQDMLLGPAYASPVALERAGIRLSDLALIDMHEAFAAQTLANLKMFACKDFARDKLGRGAPLGEVDMDKFNVLGGSIAYGHPFAATGARMITQTLNELRRRGGGLGLATACASGGLGAAMVLEVTA; this is translated from the coding sequence ATGAGTGAGGTGTTACCACTGAGAACCTGTCGTGGCGATCGCGTGGCGATTGTGAGCGGGTTACGCACTCCGTTTGCCCGTCAGGCAACGGCCTATCATGGCGTCTCCGCGCTGGAACTGGGCAAAATTGTGGTGAGTGAGTTGCTCATTCGTTCCGGCATCGCTCCCGAACTGATTGAATTACTGGTTTTCGGCCAGGTGGTGCAAATGCCGGAAGCGCCCAATATTGCCAGAGAAATCGTGCTGGGAACCGGCATGAGCGTGCACACCGACGCCTACAGCGTATCCCGCGCCTGCGCGACAAGTTTTCAGGCTGTCGTCAATGTCGCTGAAAGCATTATGGCGGGGACTATCGACGTGGGGATAGCCGGCGGCGCAGACTCTTCTTCAGTGCTGCCGATCGGCGTGAGCAAGCCGCTTGCCCGGATACTGCTTGATCTGAGCAAGGCGCGCACGCTGAGCCAGCGTCTTAAGCTGTTGACCCAATTACGCCCCAGGAATTTATTGCCGGTAGCGCCGTCGGTGGCCGAGTATTCCACCGGCCTGCGGATGGGCGATATCGCCGAGCAGATGGCGAAAACCTACGGCATCACGCGGGAAGCGCAGGATGCGCTGGCGTATCGTTCTCATCGGCTGGCGGCCCGCGCGTGGGAAGAGGGCAAATTGCGTAATGAAGTGATGACGGCCTATGTGCCGCCTTACTTACAGGCGCTTGGCGAGGATAACAACGTGCGCCGAAACTCGGCGCCGGAGCACTATGCCCGGTTGAGCCCGGTTTTTGACCGCAAGCACGGCAGCGTAACGGCGGGCAACAGCACCCCGCTGACGGATGGAGCGGCGGCGATCCTGATGATGAGCGAGTCCAAAGCCAGACATTTGGGTTTTACTCCGCTGGGTTATCTGCGCAGCTATGCCTTCAGCGCGATAGGCGTGCAGCAGGATATGTTGTTAGGCCCGGCCTATGCATCGCCCGTTGCGCTGGAGCGCGCCGGAATTAGGTTGTCCGATCTGGCGTTGATCGATATGCACGAAGCGTTCGCCGCCCAGACGCTGGCGAATCTGAAGATGTTCGCCTGTAAGGATTTTGCGCGCGACAAACTTGGACGCGGCGCTCCGCTGGGCGAAGTGGATATGGATAAATTCAATGTGCTCGGCGGCTCTATTGCCTACGGGCATCCGTTTGCGGCTACGGGCGCGCGCATGATCACTCAGACATTGAATGAACTGCGTCGCCGCGGAGGCGGTCTGGGACTGGCGACCGCCTGCGCGTCGGGAGGATTGGGCGCGGCGATGGTACTGGAGGTGACAGCATGA
- a CDS encoding Csu type fimbrial protein gives MLKSSLLRIVVLLLGLSVAPYGFSACTAPASSTVLGPYASSVVGVNGTSQIVTSGSGFSCSGSLLSLISTNTITATIIGDTNAAGNTMRLRRDSSSDYIPYTLCMDSGCASLYDIGSSNTWSETTFLGLLGLFNASDGTLPIYIKTSVGNNVAAGTYTDVITIKWDYKVCSVGVLGLCVYSEGTITSTLSLSMTITNDCLIASAPDINFGIAALPADFPPISSSIGVNCTKDGAYTVKLTSTHPDDDNWRRMTASVNGTPYYLQYQIYRDNIAWTENADYTATGLGLVQSIPYTARINSAQANQPAGVYTDTVTVTVTIN, from the coding sequence ATGCTGAAGAGTTCGCTATTACGCATCGTCGTTCTGCTGCTGGGGCTGAGCGTCGCGCCGTATGGATTTTCCGCCTGCACGGCGCCCGCCAGCAGCACGGTTCTCGGTCCGTACGCCTCTTCCGTCGTAGGCGTCAACGGCACATCGCAGATAGTCACCTCCGGCAGCGGGTTCAGTTGCAGCGGCAGTCTTCTGAGTCTCATCAGCACCAACACCATCACGGCGACGATTATCGGCGACACCAATGCCGCCGGCAACACCATGCGGCTACGCCGCGACAGCAGCAGCGACTATATTCCCTACACGTTGTGCATGGATTCCGGCTGCGCATCGCTCTACGACATCGGCTCCAGCAATACCTGGAGCGAGACCACCTTTCTGGGGCTGCTGGGATTGTTCAATGCCTCCGACGGCACGTTGCCCATCTACATCAAAACCAGCGTGGGCAATAACGTCGCCGCCGGAACCTATACCGATGTCATTACGATCAAATGGGATTACAAAGTGTGCAGCGTCGGAGTGTTGGGGTTATGCGTTTACAGCGAAGGCACCATTACATCCACGCTGAGTCTGTCGATGACCATCACCAACGATTGCCTGATCGCCAGCGCCCCCGATATTAATTTCGGCATCGCGGCGCTGCCCGCCGATTTTCCGCCGATCAGCAGCAGCATCGGCGTGAACTGCACCAAAGACGGCGCCTATACGGTGAAGCTGACCAGCACGCATCCCGATGATGACAACTGGCGCAGAATGACGGCCAGCGTAAACGGCACGCCATATTATCTGCAATACCAGATTTATCGGGACAACATCGCCTGGACCGAAAATGCCGACTACACCGCCACCGGATTGGGACTGGTGCAGAGTATTCCCTATACCGCACGCATCAATAGCGCCCAGGCCAACCAGCCGGCGGGCGTCTATACCGATACCGTCACGGTAACCGTGACCATTAACTAG
- the fadJ gene encoding fatty acid oxidation complex subunit alpha FadJ, translating to MSERQPLSAPSENVSAFSLTIRPDNIGIVTIDVPGEKVNTLKSEFAGQFRKILEQARQHLSLRGLVLISAKPDSFIAGADIGMLNRCASAEQAENLAKQGQDTFAYLAALPFPVVSAIHGACLGGGLELALACDYRVCSLSDKTVLGLPEVRLGLLPGSGGTQRLPRLIGVDNALDIILTGRRIRARQAVKLGLVDDAVLHSILLETATGMIKQGKRKKTAPLNWRSRVLGWPVIRRLLFKFVKIKTRARTQGNYPAAARIIQVIRRGMEKGAEEGYRQEARAFGKLVMTAESAALRRLFFASTSLKRESAAAADARPIRLVGVLGGGLMGGGIAHITVMRGGLPVRIKDINEQGVNHALKYSWQLLTAQVRQKRMKPGEQQRLMALISGSTDYQGFEYTDMVIEAVFEDLPLKQQMVAEVEQHAAPHTIFASNTSSLPIHQIAQRARRPQQVIGLHYFSPVDKMPLVEVIPHAQTSAETIAATVALARKQGKTAIVVADRAGFYVNRILAPYINEAAYCLLEGEPVESIDYALVRLGFPVGPLTLLDEVGIDVATKVVPVLSQGLGARFKLPPAFDAILQDGRKGRKNGKGFYRYNEKRRFWRAEKEVDNAIYSLLGVTPKAHLDPALIGQRGMMMMLNEAARCLDENVIRCARDGDIGAVFGLGFPPFLGGPFHYMDRLGMETVVKALQVLQQQYGDRFAPCERLLTMRENQQTFYPAQDAIPAGSP from the coding sequence ATGAGCGAGCGGCAACCGTTATCAGCCCCGTCGGAGAACGTTTCGGCTTTTTCCCTGACTATTCGTCCGGACAATATCGGCATCGTCACTATTGATGTCCCAGGCGAAAAGGTCAACACGCTGAAAAGCGAATTCGCCGGGCAGTTCAGGAAGATCCTTGAGCAGGCCCGGCAGCATCTTTCGCTCAGGGGGCTGGTGCTGATTTCCGCCAAGCCGGATTCGTTTATCGCCGGCGCGGACATCGGTATGCTGAATCGCTGCGCCAGCGCGGAGCAGGCGGAAAATCTGGCGAAACAGGGACAGGATACGTTCGCATACCTTGCCGCGCTGCCTTTCCCGGTGGTTTCGGCCATTCACGGCGCCTGTCTGGGGGGCGGATTAGAGCTGGCGCTGGCCTGTGATTATCGGGTGTGTTCGCTGAGTGATAAAACGGTATTGGGCCTACCGGAAGTGCGGCTAGGTTTATTACCCGGCTCCGGCGGTACGCAGCGTTTGCCCAGGCTGATCGGGGTGGATAACGCACTGGATATTATCCTGACCGGACGGCGTATTCGCGCGCGTCAGGCGGTAAAACTGGGACTGGTTGACGACGCGGTGCTGCACAGCATTTTGCTGGAAACGGCAACCGGGATGATCAAACAGGGAAAACGTAAAAAAACCGCGCCGCTGAACTGGCGTTCCCGTGTGCTGGGCTGGCCGGTGATCAGGCGGTTGTTATTCAAATTCGTCAAAATTAAAACGCGGGCCAGAACCCAGGGTAATTATCCGGCCGCGGCGCGCATTATTCAGGTGATTCGCCGGGGAATGGAAAAGGGCGCGGAGGAAGGCTACCGCCAGGAGGCCAGAGCGTTCGGCAAGCTGGTGATGACGGCGGAGTCAGCGGCGTTACGCCGCCTGTTTTTCGCTTCAACCTCGTTAAAAAGGGAGTCCGCCGCTGCGGCTGATGCGCGGCCTATCCGCCTGGTCGGGGTTCTGGGGGGCGGATTGATGGGCGGCGGCATTGCCCATATAACCGTCATGCGCGGTGGTTTACCGGTCCGGATTAAAGATATTAATGAACAAGGCGTTAACCATGCGCTGAAATATAGCTGGCAGTTGCTGACGGCGCAGGTTCGGCAAAAACGCATGAAGCCTGGCGAGCAGCAACGGCTGATGGCGTTGATTTCCGGCAGCACGGATTACCAGGGATTCGAATATACCGATATGGTCATCGAAGCCGTATTTGAAGACCTGCCGCTGAAACAGCAGATGGTGGCGGAGGTTGAACAACACGCCGCCCCGCATACGATTTTTGCGTCCAACACCTCATCATTGCCTATTCATCAGATCGCACAGCGCGCGCGCCGCCCGCAACAGGTGATCGGTCTGCACTATTTTAGCCCGGTAGACAAGATGCCGCTGGTCGAGGTTATTCCTCATGCGCAAACCAGTGCGGAAACGATCGCCGCTACGGTGGCGCTGGCGAGAAAGCAGGGAAAAACGGCGATTGTGGTTGCCGATCGCGCGGGTTTCTACGTTAACCGCATACTGGCGCCGTATATTAATGAAGCGGCCTACTGTCTGCTGGAAGGCGAACCGGTCGAGTCTATTGATTATGCGCTGGTGCGTTTGGGATTTCCCGTCGGCCCGTTAACGCTGCTGGATGAGGTCGGCATTGATGTCGCCACTAAGGTGGTTCCGGTTCTCAGCCAGGGACTGGGCGCGCGCTTCAAATTGCCTCCCGCGTTTGACGCCATTTTGCAAGACGGCCGCAAAGGGCGAAAAAATGGTAAAGGATTTTATCGATATAACGAAAAACGCCGCTTTTGGCGCGCTGAAAAAGAAGTGGATAACGCCATCTATTCGCTGTTGGGCGTGACCCCGAAAGCCCACCTCGATCCTGCGCTGATCGGTCAGCGCGGCATGATGATGATGTTGAATGAAGCCGCTCGCTGTCTCGATGAAAACGTGATTCGCTGCGCCCGCGACGGGGATATCGGCGCCGTGTTCGGCCTCGGTTTTCCGCCGTTTCTGGGCGGCCCTTTTCACTATATGGATCGCCTCGGGATGGAGACGGTGGTGAAAGCGTTGCAGGTATTGCAACAGCAGTATGGCGATCGCTTCGCGCCCTGTGAACGCTTGCTGACCATGCGGGAAAATCAGCAAACGTTTTATCCGGCCCAGGACGCCATTCCCGCGGGTTCCCCGTAA